The stretch of DNA CGGAGGCGGCTGGTGCGGGCACCTGGGGTGGGTCCCCCTgggcaggagcaggcagggccCTAGGGCTCCTGGCTATGGCACCCTCCCAGCGCCTtctccttctgctcccagagGATGTGTTTGTCCAGCAGACCCAGGATGTGAGGAACCCTGTCATTTACGCTGTCTTTACTTCCTCGGGGTGAGGCTGGGGCCCACGCCAGCAGTGGCAGGGTGTGGCTAGGTTGGGGGGCTGTGCCTTGTGGAGGACCCCACCCTGCTGGTCAGCTGTGGGGTGGGGCCGGCTAGGACGGGCCCTGGGCCGAGGGTCTGCCCCGTCCACAGCAGCAGCCCGCCCTGCCCGCAGCTCCGTGTTCCGAGGCTCGGCCGTGTGCGTCTACTCCATGGCAGACATACGCATGGTCTTCAATGGGCCTTTTGCGCATAAGGAGGGCCCCAACTACCAGTGGATGCCCTTCTCAGGGAAGATGCCCTACCCACGGCCTGGCACGGTGAGGaccccctgcctctccctttctGCGCCGTCTGGGAGGGCTGCTCTGGGTCCAGCCCTGTGCAGACAGGGGCCCGCCATCGTGCGGCTCACAGGTGGGGAGGTGGACCATACACACATGTGAGCCCACCATGTACACACAGCATCAGGCTGTGAAGCAGCCCCACCAGGATCCCGAAGCAAAGATGGCGGGCAGGAGGTCAGCGTGGCCGGCTGACTGTAGGCGAGGCCGTGGGATCCGATCAAAGGCAGTGGGAGGTTCCCTCTCAGTATGGTCGGGACTGGGATGGAGAAGCTGGTTTCAGCAGAGGTCAGGGAGGCTGACCCCAGAAGGTGAAATGGGAGGCTGGGCAGAGGTGCGGAGGGCCTGCAGTCCTGctgagtgggggggaggggcgaggAACATCCAGAGGAAACAGACGTCAGAGTGGTGAGGACATGGACAGAGAGTGGTCAGCTCTGCTGAATGCTGCCACCAGGTCGTGGCACATGAGTccagggaggtggcagtgggaccTGGTGATGCGGGACCTTGGGACCTCCCCTGGAGCAGGCCCTGCAGAGAGGCTGGGTGTGGGCAGAAGCCCAGTTGCACTGGAGAGCAgagcgggcgggggggggggacagacGGAACAGGGGCCTCTCCTGCAGCTcaggggcccagggagccccGCCTGGGTGGCCGGGGCCTGACGCTCTCACCTGCCTGCAGTGCCCTGGTGGGACCTTCACGCCGTCCATGAAGTCCACCAAGGACTATCCTGACGAAGTGATCAACTTCATGCGCAGCCACCCACTCATGTACCAGGCCGTGTACCCGCTGCAGCGGCGACCCCTGGTGGTCCGCACAGGCGCTCCCTACCGGCTCACCACTGTCGCCGTGGACCAGGTGGATGCAGCCGACGGGCGCTATGAGGTGCTTTTCCTGGGCACAGGTACCCACTGCTGCTCCCGGCTCCTCCTGCGCTGGGCCCGCTGGGTGGAGGGTGCTGACCCGCGGGGCTGGGACCTACGCTGCTAGGGGTTGCTACAGGCGGGTCAAGGTCAGCTCTGCCACCTTCATCCTTTGGAGCGTTCTTCCTGTTGCCAGGATAACTGAGACTAGGGGTGGGCAGACCCATCCTCACCCCCTGGGGGCCAGAAGAGCAGGGACACTGGGTGCCGAGGACCCACGTATGTGTAGGAAAGGGGCAGCAGGTGGCAGACGCCTCCAGGACCTGTGGGTCCGAATGCTGACCCGCACTCCCATGCTCACACATGCGAGCACACCCACCCCAGTCCTGGCAGCCCTCAGCCAGGGGCCACCTCCAGCCTCCTGTTCTGAGCAGAGTCCAAAGGAGGGTCTAGGGTGGCAGGGGCAGGCCCTGGCCCTGACACCCCTCATCCCGGGCCAGTCCCCTTGGACTTCTTCCCGTCATTGGGGAAACTCTTCAACCTTCGCACAGAGCTGCTGCCCCATTGCCCTCTGGGGTTTGGGccctggtgggggaaggggctgaggcTGGTGCCCCTTCCCCAGTGTCCTCAGCCCCACTGAGGCCCTGCCCGGCCCGTTCCAGACCGCGGGACAGTGCAGAAGGTCATTGTGCTACCCAAGGACGACCAGGAGATGGAGGAGCTCAtgctggaggaggtggaggtcTTCAAGGTCGGTGTGACACCCCAGGCCCACCCTCACCCAGGCCCTCCTCCAGTACCAGCTCCTGACTTCAGACCTCCAGGGTAGGGCTGGTGGGGGCTCCCCAGAACCCACAGCTGATCCTTATCTTCTTCCAGGACCCAGCACCAGTTAAGACCATGACCATCTCTTCGAAGAGGGTGAGTTTGGTGAAGTGGTCTGGGAGCAGGGATGGAGCCTGCGGCCCCTTGGGGTCAAGCCCTTGGCATAGGGATGGGGCAACTGAGGCATGGAACAGGAAGAGCAGGGgcccagcccagctggctcaggATGGGGGCTGGCTGTAGGAGGGGACTGACaggccccatcccctcccccagcaacaaCTGTACGTGGCCTCCGCTGTGGGTGTCACACACCTGAGCCTGCACCGCTGCCAGGCATATGGGGCTGCCTGTGCTGACTGCTGCCTTGCCCGGGACCCCTACTGCGCCTGGGATGGCCAGGCCTGTTCCCGCTACACAGCATCCTCCAAGAGGTGTGGACCCCCCAGACCCTTGGAACTTGAGCCACCACACCCAGGGCCCTGTCCCGGGGGTTGGGAGGTGGATGTGATATCACCCCAGGGGAGTCTGTGAGCCCTGGTCTCCAGGGGCTAGGGACCTGGGGGGCAAGCTTCCTCAGGCACCCTCCGTCAGGAGCTCTCCTCACCCAGGCGGAGCCGCCGGCAGGACGTCCGGCACGGGAACCCCATCAGGCAGTGCCGCGGCTTCAACTCCAATGGTGAGTGTGCAGGCCCCCCATGCGGCCCCCCCACCGAGCTGCTCACGGGGCCTTAGTGACAGGAGTCTCACGTGACCCGCAGGGGTGAGGAGGCTTGGGGTTTCACAGATGGGATGTCCCTAGCCACCCCCGCAAGGAGTGGATGCCCGATGGTGCATCCCTGCCTTTGTGGGGGTTGCCCCTGCACGGGCTCCTCGGTGCCGGCCCCTCACCAGCTTAAACGCAGCGCCCTCTCATTCCCCAGCCAACAAGAATGCCGTGGAATCGGTGCAGTATGGTGTGGCGGGCAGCGCCGCCTTCCTGGAGTGCCAACCCCGCTCGCCCCAGGCCACCGTTAAGTGGCTGTTCCAGCGAGATCCCAGTGACCGGCGCCGGGAGGTGATTTCCTGTGCCCCGCAGCACCCCCATGGGTGTGGGAGTCCTCCGTACAGTAGAAATTCCACGTGGGCGAAATGTTGACAGGAGCCAACCTGAGCACCCTTCCCTATGAGGGAGTCCCCTAGTCATGTGGGAGCTCTGCGGGGGTCCGTATTGCAGGGGACCAAGTATGGGCGTGCGTCTGTACATGAAGCTCCGTGTGCGCTTCCGTGGGAAGTGTGCCCATTGTAGGGAAACCTCCTGGGGGTGGGCCCGGCATGTGGAAGCTCTGTGGGGTGGCCCTCATTTCATGGAAATGCCTTCCAGGCCTCCCTCCTTCCACGGAAATTTTCTGAGGGAGCCCAGCTGGATGTTCTCATTAAATAGAAACACTCCGTGTGTGCTCCAAAACTGTCTCGTCGTCCAGAATCCCCTAAGGGTCACCCCTCCTGAGATGAAAACTGTACGGGTGCCTCATTCAGGTGTTATGTGAAACCTCCGTGTGGGTTTTCTTGGTGTATGGACATTCCACGTGGGTGCCCCTCCACGGGACGGCCACAAAGGCGGCCTGATCTGGGAGCTGGCTGGGGAAGCAGGGTGGCTGCACAGCCCCTGagccaccctccctgcccccgcaGATCCGTGCCGAGGACCGCTTCCTGCGCACCGAGCAGGGCCTGCTGCTTCGCGCCCTGCAGCTCAGCGATCGCGGCCTGTACTCCTGCACAGCCACCGAGAACAACTTCAAACACGTGGTCACGCGGGTGCAGCTGCACGTGCTGGGCCGGGACGCTGTCCATGCTGCCCTCTTCCCACCACTGGCCATGAGCGCCCCACCGCCCGCAGGCGCCGGCCCCCCAACTCCCTCGTACCAGGAGCTGGCCCAGCTGCTGGCCCAGCCGGAAGTGGGCCTCATCCACCAGTACTGCCAGGGCTACTGGCGCCACGTGCCCCCCAGCCCTAGGGAGGCCCCAGGGGCTCCCAGGCCTCCTGACCCCCAGGACCAGAAAAAGCCCCGGAACCGCCGCCACC from Desmodus rotundus isolate HL8 chromosome 8, HLdesRot8A.1, whole genome shotgun sequence encodes:
- the SEMA3F gene encoding semaphorin-3F isoform X1, which produces MPVTGLLLWASLVIGAWPATPFQDHLPATPRVRLSFKELKATGTAHFFNFLLNTTDYRILLKDEDHDRMYVGSKDYVLSLDLHDINREPLIIHWAASRQRIEECVLSGKDGNGECGNFVRLIQPWNRTHLYVCGTGAYNPMCTYVNRGRRAQAAPWTQMQVVRGRGSRATDGALRPTPTAPRQDYIFYLEPERLESGKGKCPYDPKLDTTSALINEELYAGVYIDFMGTDAAIFRTLGKQTAMRTDQYNSRWLNDPSFIHAELIPDSAERNDDKLYFFFRERSAETSQSPAVYARIGRICLNDDGGHCCLVNKWSTFLKARLVCSVPGEDGIETHFDELQDVFVQQTQDVRNPVIYAVFTSSGSVFRGSAVCVYSMADIRMVFNGPFAHKEGPNYQWMPFSGKMPYPRPGTCPGGTFTPSMKSTKDYPDEVINFMRSHPLMYQAVYPLQRRPLVVRTGAPYRLTTVAVDQVDAADGRYEVLFLGTDRGTVQKVIVLPKDDQEMEELMLEEVEVFKDPAPVKTMTISSKRQQLYVASAVGVTHLSLHRCQAYGAACADCCLARDPYCAWDGQACSRYTASSKRRSRRQDVRHGNPIRQCRGFNSNANKNAVESVQYGVAGSAAFLECQPRSPQATVKWLFQRDPSDRRREIRAEDRFLRTEQGLLLRALQLSDRGLYSCTATENNFKHVVTRVQLHVLGRDAVHAALFPPLAMSAPPPAGAGPPTPSYQELAQLLAQPEVGLIHQYCQGYWRHVPPSPREAPGAPRPPDPQDQKKPRNRRHHPPDT
- the SEMA3F gene encoding semaphorin-3F isoform X2, coding for MPVTGLLLWASLVIGAWPATPFQDHLPATPRVRLSFKELKATGTAHFFNFLLNTTDYRILLKDEDHDRMYVGSKDYVLSLDLHDINREPLIIHWAASRQRIEECVLSGKDGNGECGNFVRLIQPWNRTHLYVCGTGAYNPMCTYVNRGRRAQDYIFYLEPERLESGKGKCPYDPKLDTTSALINEELYAGVYIDFMGTDAAIFRTLGKQTAMRTDQYNSRWLNDPSFIHAELIPDSAERNDDKLYFFFRERSAETSQSPAVYARIGRICLNDDGGHCCLVNKWSTFLKARLVCSVPGEDGIETHFDELQDVFVQQTQDVRNPVIYAVFTSSGSVFRGSAVCVYSMADIRMVFNGPFAHKEGPNYQWMPFSGKMPYPRPGTCPGGTFTPSMKSTKDYPDEVINFMRSHPLMYQAVYPLQRRPLVVRTGAPYRLTTVAVDQVDAADGRYEVLFLGTDRGTVQKVIVLPKDDQEMEELMLEEVEVFKDPAPVKTMTISSKRQQLYVASAVGVTHLSLHRCQAYGAACADCCLARDPYCAWDGQACSRYTASSKRRSRRQDVRHGNPIRQCRGFNSNANKNAVESVQYGVAGSAAFLECQPRSPQATVKWLFQRDPSDRRREIRAEDRFLRTEQGLLLRALQLSDRGLYSCTATENNFKHVVTRVQLHVLGRDAVHAALFPPLAMSAPPPAGAGPPTPSYQELAQLLAQPEVGLIHQYCQGYWRHVPPSPREAPGAPRPPDPQDQKKPRNRRHHPPDT